A window of the Serratia sarumanii genome harbors these coding sequences:
- a CDS encoding antibiotic biosynthesis monooxygenase family protein, with protein sequence MIAVIFELQAADGQRDTYLALAAELKPLLAQIDGFISIERFQSLADPARLLSLSFWRDEAAVQQWRNLEQHRAAQARGRGEVLAQYRLRVAEVVRDYGLERREQAPQDSRCYHRT encoded by the coding sequence ATGATCGCCGTGATTTTTGAACTGCAGGCCGCCGACGGGCAGCGCGATACCTATCTGGCGCTGGCGGCGGAGCTGAAGCCGCTGCTGGCGCAGATCGACGGATTCATCTCCATCGAGCGCTTTCAAAGCCTGGCCGATCCTGCGCGCCTGCTGTCGCTCTCCTTCTGGCGCGACGAGGCGGCGGTGCAGCAGTGGCGCAATCTCGAGCAGCACCGGGCGGCGCAGGCGCGCGGACGTGGCGAGGTGCTGGCGCAGTATCGGCTGCGGGTGGCGGAGGTGGTGCGGGACTACGGGCTGGAGAGACGCGAACAGGCGCCGCAAGATAGCCGTTGTTATCACCGCACCTGA
- a CDS encoding isochorismatase family protein, which yields MKKTLFALMLGLSAAAAPVAALAQSPAADSSQAGYVQPLTAENSLLLLVDLQDMFGMTISSIDQTNLVNNAAGIAKAAKVFNVPTILASANAKSFAGPVFQQVTQARPDLQVYDRTAINVWQDRRVVDLIKQSGRKKIIIGGLWTASCVMLPALSALGEGYEVYILSDVTGDITPDSQNNAMQRLVQAGATPINWVALMLEWQQDWSRKATAGGVLQIARDHGAAWGMGASYAGAMKVGSEAK from the coding sequence ATGAAAAAGACCCTGTTCGCCCTGATGCTCGGCCTGAGCGCCGCCGCCGCCCCCGTCGCCGCGCTGGCGCAATCCCCCGCCGCCGACAGCAGCCAGGCGGGTTATGTGCAACCGCTGACCGCCGAGAACAGCCTGTTGCTGTTGGTCGATCTGCAGGACATGTTCGGCATGACCATTTCCTCTATCGATCAAACCAACCTGGTCAATAACGCCGCCGGCATCGCCAAGGCCGCCAAGGTGTTCAACGTGCCGACCATTCTGGCCTCGGCCAACGCCAAAAGCTTCGCCGGGCCGGTATTCCAGCAGGTGACGCAGGCACGCCCGGACCTGCAGGTGTACGATCGCACCGCCATCAACGTCTGGCAGGATCGGCGCGTGGTGGATCTGATCAAACAATCCGGCCGCAAGAAAATCATCATCGGCGGGCTGTGGACCGCCAGCTGCGTGATGCTGCCGGCGCTGTCCGCCCTGGGCGAGGGTTATGAGGTTTATATCCTGTCGGACGTCACCGGCGACATTACGCCAGACAGCCAAAACAACGCCATGCAGCGTCTGGTACAGGCGGGCGCCACGCCCATCAACTGGGTGGCGTTGATGCTGGAATGGCAGCAGGACTGGAGCCGCAAAGCCACGGCGGGAGGCGTATTGCAGATCGCCCGCGACCACGGCGCCGCCTGGGGGATGGGCGCCAGCTACGCCGGGGCAATGAAGGTGGGCAGCGAAGCGAAATAA
- a CDS encoding glutathione S-transferase N-terminal domain-containing protein, with product MLDSTQFPIVKRWPAQHPERLQLYSLPTPNGVKVSIMLEEIGLPYEAHLIEIGNNETWTPEFLALNPNGKIPSIIDPDGPGGRPLPLFESGAILLYLAEKSGRFLPQDPAQRYETIQWVFFQMAAVGPMFGQLGFFHKFAGREYEDKRPLERYKNESKRLLGVLETRLEGRDWIMGADYTIADISLLGWVRNLIGFYEARELVEFDSFPRVAQWLERGLARPAVQRGLAIPARAA from the coding sequence ATGCTCGATTCCACCCAATTCCCGATCGTCAAACGCTGGCCGGCTCAGCATCCTGAAAGGCTGCAGCTCTATTCCCTGCCGACGCCGAACGGCGTCAAAGTGTCCATCATGCTGGAAGAGATCGGCCTGCCCTATGAAGCGCACCTGATCGAAATCGGCAACAACGAAACCTGGACGCCGGAATTCCTGGCGCTGAACCCGAACGGCAAGATCCCGTCGATCATCGATCCCGACGGCCCCGGCGGCCGGCCGCTGCCGCTGTTCGAATCCGGCGCCATTCTGCTCTACCTGGCGGAAAAGAGCGGCCGTTTCCTGCCGCAGGATCCGGCGCAGCGTTACGAAACCATTCAGTGGGTGTTCTTCCAGATGGCCGCCGTCGGCCCGATGTTCGGCCAGCTCGGTTTCTTCCACAAATTCGCCGGGCGCGAGTATGAAGACAAGCGGCCGCTGGAGCGCTACAAAAACGAATCGAAACGCCTGCTCGGCGTGCTGGAAACGCGCCTGGAAGGCCGCGACTGGATCATGGGCGCGGACTACACCATCGCCGATATCTCGCTGCTGGGCTGGGTGCGTAACCTGATCGGCTTTTATGAGGCCCGCGAGCTGGTGGAGTTCGACAGTTTCCCCCGCGTCGCGCAGTGGCTGGAGCGCGGTCTGGCGCGGCCGGCGGTGCAGCGTGGGCTGGCTATCCCGGCGCGCGCGGCCTGA
- the phoA gene encoding alkaline phosphatase → MQPAVSLIAGAVLSALLCSSAIAAETSANVDGLTERAARGTLTEPGGARRLAGDQTAALKASLSDKTVKNVILLIGDGMGDSEITAARNYAEGAGGYFKGIDALPLTGQYTHYSLDKKTHKPDYVTDSAASATAWATGVKTYNGALGVDVNGKDQPTLLEIAKAAGKATGNVSTAELQDATPAALVSHVTSRKCYGPEETSEKCAANALENGGRGSITEQLLKTRADVTLGGGAKSFNQLAKSGEWQGKSLKDQAAAQGYQWVSNADELQAVTLANQQKPLLGLFADGNMPVRWLGPKASYHGNLDKPAVTCENNPARTAATPTLAAMTEKAIALLKDNPNGFFLQVEGASIDKQDHAANPCGQIGETVDLDEAVQKALAFARADGNTLVIVTADHAHSSQIVAADAKAPGLTQTLTTKDGAPMTLSYGNSEEESQGHTGTQLRVAAYGPHAANVVGLTDQTDLFFTMRDAMGIK, encoded by the coding sequence ATGCAACCTGCTGTATCCCTGATCGCCGGCGCCGTGCTGTCCGCCCTGCTCTGTTCCTCCGCCATCGCGGCGGAAACCTCGGCCAATGTCGATGGCCTGACCGAGCGCGCCGCGCGCGGCACCCTCACCGAACCGGGCGGCGCCCGTCGTCTGGCCGGCGATCAGACCGCCGCGCTGAAGGCGTCGCTGTCGGACAAAACGGTGAAAAACGTGATCCTGCTGATTGGCGACGGCATGGGGGATTCCGAGATCACCGCCGCGCGTAACTACGCCGAAGGCGCAGGCGGTTACTTCAAGGGCATCGACGCCCTGCCGCTGACCGGGCAATACACCCACTACTCGCTGGACAAGAAAACCCACAAACCGGATTACGTGACCGACTCCGCCGCCTCCGCCACCGCCTGGGCCACCGGGGTGAAAACCTATAACGGCGCGCTCGGCGTGGACGTGAACGGCAAAGACCAGCCGACGCTGCTGGAGATCGCCAAGGCGGCCGGCAAGGCCACCGGCAACGTCTCCACCGCCGAACTGCAGGACGCCACACCGGCGGCGCTGGTGTCGCACGTTACCTCGCGCAAATGCTACGGCCCGGAGGAAACCAGCGAGAAATGTGCCGCTAACGCGCTGGAAAACGGCGGCCGCGGTTCCATCACCGAGCAGTTGCTGAAAACCCGTGCCGACGTCACGCTGGGCGGCGGCGCGAAATCCTTCAACCAACTGGCGAAAAGCGGCGAATGGCAAGGAAAATCGCTGAAAGATCAAGCGGCGGCGCAAGGTTATCAGTGGGTGAGCAACGCGGATGAACTGCAGGCCGTTACCCTGGCCAATCAGCAAAAACCGCTGCTGGGCCTGTTCGCCGACGGCAACATGCCGGTGCGCTGGCTGGGGCCGAAAGCCAGCTATCACGGCAACCTCGACAAACCGGCGGTGACCTGCGAAAACAACCCGGCTCGCACCGCGGCCACGCCAACGCTGGCGGCGATGACCGAAAAAGCGATCGCGCTGCTGAAAGACAACCCGAACGGCTTCTTCCTGCAGGTAGAGGGCGCGTCGATCGATAAGCAGGATCACGCCGCCAACCCGTGCGGGCAGATTGGTGAGACCGTCGATCTGGACGAGGCGGTGCAAAAAGCGCTGGCCTTCGCCCGCGCCGACGGCAACACGCTGGTGATCGTCACCGCCGACCACGCGCACTCCAGCCAGATCGTCGCCGCCGACGCCAAAGCGCCGGGCCTGACCCAGACACTGACCACCAAAGACGGCGCGCCGATGACCCTCAGCTACGGCAACTCGGAAGAGGAATCGCAGGGGCACACCGGCACCCAGCTGCGCGTCGCGGCCTACGGCCCGCACGCCGCCAACGTGGTGGGGTTGACCGATCAGACCGATCTGTTCTTCACCATGCGCGATGCGATGGGCATCAAGTAA
- a CDS encoding LysR family transcriptional regulator, whose product MDVLLTMRAFRRVVERNSFYKAAEDLAITPAALSKQIKQLENRLGTLLLVRTTRSMSLTEAGQLYYQEACRLLGEFDALEQTVAASAQQVSGTLRVNAPLSFGLTVLSPLLPPFMQRYPQLQMELTLDDRVLDVVAAGFDISLRIRRRLPDSSLSARALGEVHQRICAAPGYLAQHGVPQTPNELQRHSCLAYSLAERPGQWQFTAGEESLSVTFTPRLIANNSLMLRDMLVAGLGIGSLPSFVADPEIAAGRLVRLFPEQIADVHQVFAVYPTRRHVQQKVSLFTEFVREQGLMTAN is encoded by the coding sequence ATGGACGTGCTACTGACGATGCGCGCCTTTCGTCGCGTGGTTGAGCGCAACAGTTTTTATAAGGCGGCGGAGGATCTGGCGATCACGCCGGCGGCATTGAGCAAGCAGATTAAGCAGTTGGAAAACCGGTTGGGGACGCTGTTGCTGGTGCGCACTACCCGCAGCATGAGCCTGACCGAAGCCGGGCAGCTCTATTACCAGGAAGCCTGTCGGTTGCTCGGCGAGTTCGACGCGCTGGAGCAGACGGTTGCCGCCAGCGCGCAGCAGGTCTCCGGCACGCTGCGGGTCAATGCGCCGCTTTCGTTCGGCCTGACGGTGTTGTCGCCACTGCTGCCGCCGTTTATGCAACGTTACCCGCAGCTGCAGATGGAGCTGACGTTGGACGACAGAGTATTGGACGTGGTGGCGGCCGGTTTCGATATTTCCTTGCGCATTCGCCGACGGCTGCCGGATTCTTCCCTCAGCGCCCGGGCGCTGGGTGAAGTGCACCAGCGAATTTGCGCCGCGCCCGGCTATTTGGCGCAGCACGGCGTGCCGCAAACGCCGAATGAATTGCAGCGACACAGCTGTCTGGCCTATTCCCTGGCGGAAAGGCCGGGGCAGTGGCAGTTCACCGCCGGTGAGGAGAGCCTGAGCGTGACGTTCACTCCCAGGTTGATCGCCAACAACAGCCTGATGCTGCGGGATATGCTGGTGGCGGGACTGGGTATCGGTTCGCTGCCGTCGTTCGTGGCGGACCCCGAGATCGCCGCCGGCAGGCTGGTGCGGCTGTTCCCTGAACAGATTGCCGACGTGCATCAGGTTTTCGCGGTTTACCCGACGCGCCGGCATGTGCAGCAGAAAGTGAGTTTATTCACCGAATTTGTGCGAGAACAGGGATTGATGACGGCGAATTGA
- a CDS encoding AAA family ATPase, with protein MKTYPAVLHLMCGKAGAGKSTLAQRLAQQPQTLLLVEDAWLATLYEQEMTSLQDYARCSDRLRRALGGHLVQLLRGGWSVALDFPMNTPDRRRWAKALAEEAGVAHCLHFLDVSHAQCLSRITLRNARGEHPFTLSEAEFERLAQYFVPPAEEEGMTVLRYGEQD; from the coding sequence ATGAAAACCTACCCTGCAGTTTTACACCTGATGTGTGGCAAGGCCGGCGCAGGCAAATCGACGCTGGCGCAGCGTTTGGCGCAGCAACCGCAAACGCTGTTGCTGGTCGAAGATGCGTGGCTGGCGACGCTGTATGAGCAGGAGATGACCAGCCTGCAAGACTATGCGCGCTGTTCCGACCGGTTGCGGCGGGCGCTGGGCGGACACCTCGTTCAACTGCTGCGCGGCGGCTGGTCCGTAGCGCTCGATTTCCCGATGAATACGCCAGACAGGCGGCGCTGGGCCAAAGCGTTGGCGGAGGAGGCCGGCGTTGCGCACTGTCTGCATTTTCTCGACGTCAGCCATGCGCAATGCCTGAGCCGGATAACGCTGAGAAACGCGCGCGGCGAGCACCCGTTTACACTGAGCGAAGCGGAGTTTGAGCGCCTGGCGCAGTACTTTGTTCCCCCGGCGGAAGAGGAAGGGATGACAGTCTTGCGTTATGGCGAACAGGACTGA
- a CDS encoding carbonic anhydrase — protein sequence MKEVIEGFLKFQREAFVERTALFQQLATRQNPRTLFISCSDSRLVPELVTQREPGDLFVIRNAGNIVPSFGPEPGGITASVEYAVAALGVEDIVICGHSDCGAMTAIATCQCLDHLPTVAGWLRYADSAKAVNQAYPHASNEARVASMVRENVIAQLNNIKTHPSVALALDQGRLTLHGWVYDIASGAIDALDGETRRFVPLATHPEVTATPAIARF from the coding sequence ATGAAAGAGGTGATTGAAGGCTTCCTGAAGTTCCAGCGCGAAGCCTTTGTTGAACGCACGGCGCTGTTTCAGCAGTTGGCGACCCGCCAAAACCCGCGCACCCTGTTTATCTCATGTTCCGACAGCCGGCTGGTGCCGGAGCTGGTCACCCAGCGCGAGCCGGGCGATCTGTTCGTGATCCGCAATGCCGGCAACATCGTGCCTTCTTTCGGCCCCGAACCCGGCGGGATTACCGCCTCGGTCGAGTACGCCGTCGCCGCGCTGGGCGTGGAAGATATCGTGATCTGCGGCCATTCCGACTGCGGCGCAATGACCGCCATCGCCACCTGCCAGTGTCTGGATCACCTGCCCACGGTCGCCGGCTGGCTGCGTTACGCCGATTCCGCGAAGGCGGTCAATCAGGCTTATCCGCACGCTTCCAACGAGGCGCGGGTCGCATCGATGGTGCGCGAAAACGTCATCGCCCAGCTCAACAACATCAAAACGCACCCTTCCGTCGCCCTGGCGCTGGATCAGGGACGCCTGACGCTGCACGGTTGGGTCTATGACATCGCCAGCGGCGCTATCGACGCGCTGGACGGCGAAACCCGCCGCTTCGTGCCGCTCGCCACCCATCCCGAGGTGACCGCCACCCCGGCGATCGCCCGTTTTTAA
- a CDS encoding helix-turn-helix domain-containing protein — MDRVNIIHDLLDWIETHLDQPLLLDNVAAKSGYSKWHLQRMFRSTTGHALGSYIRERRLSQAAQALRSTPRPILDIALQYHFDSQPSFSRAFKKQFGKTPAVYRRTTRWDVAEWPAQPVEVEAEPRHDAPTLPRWYAGKPPEGVCTTWMGLR; from the coding sequence ATGGATCGCGTCAATATCATTCACGATTTACTAGACTGGATTGAAACTCATCTGGACCAGCCGCTGCTGCTGGATAACGTCGCCGCCAAGTCGGGCTACTCCAAATGGCACCTGCAGCGCATGTTCCGCAGCACCACCGGCCACGCGCTCGGCAGCTATATCCGCGAGCGGCGCCTGTCGCAGGCGGCGCAGGCGCTGCGCTCCACCCCGCGCCCGATCCTGGATATCGCCCTGCAATACCATTTCGATTCTCAGCCTTCGTTCTCACGCGCCTTCAAGAAACAGTTCGGCAAAACCCCGGCGGTGTATCGCCGCACCACCCGCTGGGACGTGGCGGAATGGCCGGCGCAGCCGGTGGAAGTGGAGGCCGAGCCACGCCACGATGCCCCTACGCTGCCCCGCTGGTACGCTGGCAAACCGCCGGAAGGCGTTTGCACCACCTGGATGGGGCTGCGCTGA
- the cynS gene encoding cyanase, giving the protein MTHSLHNAAPRAALTDTIMAAKIRHNLTFDALAEGTGLSLAFVTAALLGQHALPEQAARTVAAKLGLDEEAVQLLQTIPLRGSIPGGVPTDPTIYRFYEMLQVYGSTLKALVHEQFGDGIISAINFKLDIKKVADPEGGERAVITLDGKYLPTKPF; this is encoded by the coding sequence ATGACACACTCTCTGCACAACGCCGCCCCGCGCGCAGCGCTCACCGACACCATCATGGCCGCCAAGATCCGCCATAACCTGACTTTCGACGCGCTGGCTGAGGGCACCGGACTCAGCCTGGCGTTCGTCACCGCCGCGCTGCTGGGGCAGCATGCGCTGCCGGAACAAGCGGCACGCACCGTGGCAGCCAAGCTCGGGCTGGACGAAGAGGCGGTACAGCTGCTGCAAACCATCCCGTTGCGCGGCAGCATTCCCGGTGGCGTGCCGACCGATCCGACCATTTATCGCTTCTATGAAATGCTGCAGGTTTACGGCTCCACGCTGAAAGCGCTGGTACACGAGCAGTTCGGCGACGGCATCATCAGCGCCATCAACTTCAAGCTGGATATCAAGAAGGTGGCCGATCCGGAAGGCGGCGAACGCGCGGTGATCACCCTGGACGGCAAATACCTGCCGACCAAGCCTTTCTAA
- a CDS encoding ArsR/SmtB family transcription factor, whose protein sequence is MHNIDLEDRLAALSAAIADRTRARMLCLLMDGRAYTATELSAAVEVAPSTASTHLAKLLEQRLIACVKQGRYRYFRLAGQPVAEALEGLMALAGVPRTSVKSSTPTTLQYARTCYDHMAGEVAVKLHDRLHALNWLSGEEDYRLSDAGQAALARLGVDCSPAPTRRRFACGCLDWSERRSHLGGALGAALLAAFIHRGWIVRRLDSRELQLTPAGKKALAAHFELTV, encoded by the coding sequence ATGCATAACATCGACCTAGAAGATCGTTTGGCGGCGCTGAGCGCCGCCATCGCCGACCGCACCCGGGCGCGCATGCTGTGCCTGTTGATGGATGGGCGCGCCTACACCGCCACCGAGCTCAGCGCGGCGGTCGAGGTCGCCCCGTCCACCGCCAGCACACATCTGGCGAAACTGCTGGAGCAGCGGCTGATCGCCTGCGTCAAACAGGGGCGCTACCGCTATTTTCGGCTGGCCGGTCAGCCGGTGGCCGAGGCGCTGGAAGGCCTGATGGCGCTGGCGGGCGTGCCGCGCACGTCGGTGAAAAGCAGCACGCCCACCACGCTGCAATATGCCCGCACCTGCTACGACCATATGGCGGGCGAGGTGGCGGTGAAACTGCACGATCGGCTGCATGCGCTGAACTGGCTGAGCGGTGAGGAAGACTACCGCTTAAGCGACGCCGGTCAGGCCGCGCTGGCGCGGCTGGGCGTCGATTGCTCCCCCGCCCCCACCCGCCGCCGCTTCGCCTGCGGCTGCCTGGACTGGAGCGAACGCCGCTCTCACCTCGGTGGCGCACTGGGCGCCGCGCTGTTGGCCGCCTTTATCCACCGCGGCTGGATCGTCCGCCGACTCGACAGCCGCGAGTTGCAGCTGACCCCTGCCGGTAAAAAAGCGCTGGCAGCACATTTTGAACTCACGGTGTAA
- a CDS encoding malate:quinone oxidoreductase, which yields MRKLLVLIFSLSLFSVTQQAAAEEKNKTVDVVLIGGGIMSATLGTYLHELEPTWTIDMYERMNGVAEESSNGWNNAGTGHSAFSEMNYTPEKADGTIDISKAVKVNESFEISRQFWSYQVKNNVLKDPKSFINSVPHMSFVWGDDNVNFLRKRYAALQHSTLFRGMEYSEDPAQIKQWAPLVMNGRDPAQKIAATRMPLGTDVNFGVITHQLVDALSTSDKFKLNLSHEVRDIKRNADQTWSVTVADLNRDGKETTVNAKFVFIGAGGASLTLLQKSGIPEADGYGGFPVGGQFLVTTNPAIANQHLAKVYGLASVGSPPMSVPHLDTRMLDGKRVLLFGPFATFSSKFLKNGSLFDLLHSLSTSNLMPMTHVGLDNFDLVKYLVGQLMMNDDDRFAALKEYFPDAKQEDWKLWTAGQRVQIIKKDADKGGVLQFGTEVVSSEDGSIAALLGASPGASTAAPIMLHLMETVFKDKVATPEWQSKLKEIIPSYGHKLNGDIEMTNKIRGYTSSVLGLNYIEVKPETN from the coding sequence ATGAGAAAATTACTCGTCCTGATTTTCAGTCTCAGCCTGTTTAGCGTTACGCAGCAGGCGGCGGCTGAAGAGAAGAATAAAACCGTCGACGTGGTGTTGATCGGCGGCGGCATCATGAGCGCCACCTTGGGCACCTATCTGCATGAGCTGGAGCCGACCTGGACCATCGACATGTACGAGCGCATGAACGGCGTGGCGGAAGAGAGCTCCAACGGCTGGAACAACGCCGGCACCGGCCACTCCGCCTTCAGCGAAATGAACTACACGCCGGAAAAAGCCGATGGCACCATCGACATCAGCAAGGCGGTGAAGGTCAACGAGTCTTTCGAAATCTCTCGCCAGTTCTGGTCTTATCAGGTGAAAAACAATGTCCTGAAAGATCCGAAATCCTTCATTAACAGCGTGCCGCACATGAGCTTCGTGTGGGGCGACGACAACGTCAACTTCCTGCGTAAACGCTACGCGGCGCTGCAGCACAGCACCCTGTTCCGCGGCATGGAATACTCCGAAGATCCTGCGCAAATCAAACAGTGGGCGCCGCTGGTGATGAACGGCCGCGATCCGGCGCAGAAAATCGCCGCGACCCGTATGCCGCTGGGTACCGACGTCAACTTCGGCGTGATCACCCATCAGCTGGTTGACGCGCTGAGCACCAGCGACAAGTTCAAGCTGAACCTGAGCCACGAAGTGCGCGACATCAAGCGCAACGCCGATCAGACCTGGAGCGTGACCGTTGCCGATCTGAACCGCGACGGTAAAGAAACCACCGTTAACGCCAAGTTCGTGTTCATCGGCGCAGGCGGCGCCTCCCTGACCCTGCTGCAGAAATCCGGCATCCCTGAAGCCGACGGCTACGGCGGCTTCCCGGTCGGCGGCCAGTTCCTGGTCACCACCAACCCGGCGATCGCCAACCAGCACCTGGCCAAAGTGTATGGCCTGGCCAGCGTAGGTTCGCCGCCGATGTCCGTGCCGCACCTGGATACCCGCATGCTGGACGGCAAGCGCGTGCTGCTGTTCGGGCCATTCGCCACCTTCTCCAGCAAGTTCCTGAAGAACGGTTCGCTGTTCGATCTGCTGCACTCGCTGAGCACCTCGAACCTGATGCCGATGACCCACGTCGGTCTGGATAACTTCGATCTGGTGAAATACCTGGTCGGCCAGCTGATGATGAACGACGACGATCGCTTCGCCGCGCTGAAAGAGTACTTCCCGGACGCCAAGCAGGAAGACTGGAAGCTGTGGACCGCAGGCCAGCGCGTGCAGATCATCAAGAAAGACGCGGATAAAGGCGGAGTGCTGCAGTTCGGCACCGAAGTCGTCAGCTCTGAAGACGGCAGCATCGCCGCTCTGCTGGGCGCGTCACCGGGCGCTTCCACCGCTGCGCCGATCATGCTGCACCTGATGGAAACCGTGTTCAAAGACAAAGTGGCGACGCCGGAATGGCAGAGCAAACTGAAAGAGATCATCCCGTCCTACGGCCACAAGCTGAACGGCGATATCGAGATGACCAACAAGATCCGCGGCTACACCAGCAGCGTGCTGGGTCTGAACTACATTGAAGTGAAACCGGAAACCAACTGA
- the cynR gene encoding transcriptional regulator CynR encodes MLLRHIRYFLAVAEQGNFTRAAESLHVSQPTLSQQIKQLEDTLGAPLFDRSGRAVRLTDAGEAWMRYARLALQDLDAGARAIHDVATLARGHLRLAMTPTFTAYLVGPAVDAFYRRYPGITLSIEEMAQERMEALLAQDRLDLGIAFEMAQSAEVEAAPLFNESLELMVGTDHPLASHRRPLTLAEWQHLPLALLSGDFATRQFIDRYCTQLGFRPQVAVEANALGAIVEIVRRGQLATLLPAAIARENRQLKKVALANAMPVRQAVWLQRKGAYRSAAAQAFIALLQEQGITPAPGSR; translated from the coding sequence ATGCTGCTGCGACACATCCGTTATTTTCTGGCCGTTGCCGAACAGGGCAACTTCACCCGCGCCGCCGAATCGCTGCACGTCTCGCAACCGACGCTGTCGCAACAGATCAAGCAGCTGGAAGACACATTGGGAGCGCCGCTGTTCGATCGCAGCGGCAGAGCCGTGCGCCTGACCGACGCCGGTGAGGCGTGGATGCGCTATGCGCGCTTGGCGCTGCAGGATCTGGATGCCGGCGCGCGGGCGATCCATGACGTGGCGACGCTGGCACGCGGCCATTTGCGGCTGGCGATGACCCCCACGTTCACCGCCTATCTGGTGGGGCCGGCGGTCGATGCCTTCTACCGCCGCTATCCGGGGATTACGCTGAGCATTGAAGAGATGGCGCAAGAGCGAATGGAGGCGCTGCTGGCGCAGGATAGGCTGGATCTGGGCATTGCCTTCGAGATGGCGCAGTCGGCGGAGGTGGAAGCGGCGCCGTTGTTCAATGAGTCGCTGGAGCTGATGGTCGGCACCGATCATCCCTTGGCATCTCATCGCCGGCCGCTGACGCTGGCGGAGTGGCAACATCTGCCGCTGGCCTTGCTGAGCGGCGACTTTGCCACGCGCCAGTTTATCGATCGCTACTGCACGCAGCTGGGTTTCCGGCCGCAGGTGGCGGTGGAGGCCAATGCGCTAGGCGCCATCGTCGAGATCGTGCGGCGCGGGCAGCTCGCCACGCTGCTGCCGGCCGCCATTGCGCGCGAGAACCGGCAGTTGAAAAAAGTGGCTTTGGCCAACGCCATGCCGGTGCGGCAGGCGGTATGGCTGCAGCGCAAAGGCGCTTACCGCAGCGCCGCCGCGCAGGCGTTTATTGCCCTCTTGCAGGAACAGGGCATTACGCCGGCGCCGGGCAGCCGATAG